CCCTGTTGCTTACTCGAACCTACGAGTATTTGAAACGCTTTTCCAAAATACCGTATGAGAAGGTGGGCGAGGTCAAGGAGTTTTTAAGGTCGAAAGGTCTCAGGGAAGAATCCATAGTAATGATTGTAAACATATGCCCTAAAACCGTGGATGAGTTGAGGCCTCTTCTAGAGCTCGAGGAGAAAGTCTTGGAAACAGCTGTGGCTGAGGAAATAGTAAACTTTGTAAGCCAATACTGTGTCGAGAACACCGGTAAGTAAGCATCACAAATCATGTTCTAAATGGTGGTTTACATGTCTCTTTTCAGGCCAGATAATCCTAGGCGGCAGGAGCATCCTTGGGAAAACTCGATGATAGTGTTGGATTACATGGAGCTTGGAAACCCTTCAGACCGCCATTACGAGCACAGAAACCAGCCGCTGGTTCAGGGCGTGGGCACCAAGTACTTCACCCTCCTGGAGGCAAACCCCCTGCCAGCTGTCAGGATCGATATCCTGGAGAAGGTGGAGCTGGGATATCCCAGTAAGGTGAAGAGGATTATTCAGATCCACTACGACGATCTCACAAGCATGGCGAAAGCAAACCTGCCCGAGGCCTTGAAGATGATTATAAACGAGAATGAAAAGGTCTTCGTAGAATTCTTCAACATCGCAGACCCTGTTAACATCAGGCTCCACGCTTTAGAACTACTGCCCGGTATTGGTAAGAAAACGATGAGGCTCATACTTGACGAGCGGGCTACTAGGAGGTTTGAAAGCTTCGAAGATATAAGGCAGAGGGTTAAGATTGAGCCGGTCAAGATAATCATTGAGAGATTGTTGAAGGAGTTCATGGGCGGGGAGAAATATTACTTGTTCCTGAAGCCGAGGGAGAGGGACGCGATATATCTAAGATACTTAGAGAGGCTTTACGGTGAAATATTATAGAGCTCCCGGAGCTTGACAGGGCATCGCTTGTCTCATGGACTATTAACACTTTGAAAAGACATGGGATAAGGCCTTCGAAAAAGTTAAGCCAGAACTTCGTGGTAAACCCTAGGCTAATATCCGATATTTTATCGTTAACAAGTAGCGAGGACACTGTAGAGATTGGGTGCGGGATAGGAACCCTCACAATATTCCTGATCAACAGGGTCAGGTCCCTGGCCTGCGTCGAGTATGATGAAAGAATGATCAGAGTCGTCGCCAGCATTGTTAGAAACCCCCGGTTCATACCTGTTAGAGGGGATGCTTTAGCAACAGGGGTTGGAAGACCCCAAGTAGTATCCAACCTGCCCTACCATGTAACATCCGACATGCTCATAATGATTGCAAGGGATAATTCTGTTTCAAAGGCTGTTCTCACCCTTCAAAAAGAGGTTGGGGATAGGCTGGTCGCCAAGCCCGGTTCAGAATCCTACGGAAGGCTCAGCGTGATAGTGCAACTACTCTTCAATTTAAGAGTTGCAGGAGTCTACCATCCCGGGTCGTTTATCCCGCGGCCTAAGGTAGCGTCAAGCCTGCTCCTGCTTGAACGCAGGAGAACCTATGATAGGGTGGTTGAAAAGGTTGAGCATGTGACAAGGGCTTTGTTCAGCCAACGGAGAAGAAATGCTAGGAGGGTTGCAGAGTCCCGCCTAAGCCTTAGCGCCGAGGTTTTAAACAGGATTATCCCATCTGATAAAAGGGTTTTCGAGCTAGAGCCCGAGGTGTTCCTCGCATTAGCGGAAGAATTAGCGAGTACATAGTTGGAGAACTGAGAATCATCGCTCACGGAAACGTTTATAAGCCGAGCGATGACACCTGGCTACTTATCAACCTGGTAGATGAGGTAAAGCCAAGTGGAAGAGTCTGCGTCGACCTGGGCTCAGGGACAGGTGTGGTGGGTTCTCACCTGGTTTCACAAGGTTATTGCCAGCTAGCCGTGCTCGTGGACGTGGTGGAGGATGCGCTGATATCTAGCAGGGACACTGTAGAGGCTAACAACCTGTCCAGCAGAGGCATTGTGATCACCAGTGTTGAAGCCCTTAACGACGGCTCCGTGGACATGGTAGTGAGCAATCCTCCCTATCTCCCAGCATACGATCCCGGCAAGATAGATATCGCTACTGAGGGAGGTGTGAAAGGCTATGAGACGGTGGCCTACTTCATCAGGGAGTCCTCCAGGATTTTAAAACAAGGTGGTTTCCTATTCCTGGTCTACTCCTCGCTAACCGGGGAGGAGGCTGTTGAGTCCCTGCTTGCGGAGAACGGTTTCGAAAAGATCAAAACGACTGTTTCAAAATTCTTTTATGAAGAAATAAAGGTTGTTTACTGTAGGAGAAAGGGGCAGGCTAAATGATTAGGGTTGTGCTCGTAGGCATAGAGGGTGCTTACAACCTCGGCGTGATCTCAAGGACGTGTGTTAACTTTAAAGTGAATGAGCTCTACCTTGTCAACCCGTCAGCATCGGTAGAGGAGGCATTACTGTACTCTGCGAAGGGAAGGGAATTCCTGGAGAAAGCCGTCGTTGTCAGCTCGCTTGACGAAGCTCTTAAAGGAGTTGACGCATCCGTGGCGACAAGCGCTAAAGGGTATTCACCGGGCGACGTGCTCAGGCAAGCCATTGATATCGAGACCTTCACCTCCCAAATAGCCCCCAGGATAGGGAGAATGGCTCTTGTCTTCGGCAGGGAGAGCACAGGGTTGACTAGAGAGGAGCTTGCTAAGACGGATTTCATTGTTTCAATACCGGGCAACCCGGAATACCCTGTTTTAAACGTTAGCCAAGCAGTAGCAATCTTCCTGTGGGAGCTGTGGAAGATTCGCAGGGAGCAATCCCTAAACATAGCCCCTTCCGCCCCTCGCGAGGAGGTTGAGGCCCTTATATCCCTGGTTGACAATATTTCGTCGGCAATTATTTCCACGCCGGAGAAGGCTAGGAGAGCGGGGCTTGTGTGGAGGAGGATTCTGCACAGGGCGAGGCCCACGGCTTACGAGGCGCGTGTTTTAAAATACTGGCTTTACAGGGTCAGGAGCAAGCTTGGCGGGGGCTAACGGGGAAGGATGTGCGGGAAACTACTTAGGTAGAATCCTGGTGCCAGGGTTTAAACCGTTAAGCGATTCAAATATTTTCTCAGGGTTTTTGAAGAATATCAAGCGTATCTCAATCCCGCTCCTAACCGCCATGTCGAGAGCCTTATCATCGATCAAAGCGTACTCTCCAGGCAGTTGCTTCTGCGCAAGGATTTCCTTGAGACGGGTTGCTGTTATTTCTTTAAAAGGCTGGGCATCACTATGCTTCGCCGGATCCTTGTCGTAGACGTAATCTATTGCTGAGAAGTAGTAGAGGACGCGTGCGCCCACAGCTTCTGCTGATTGAACAGCCACAGAGGCTGTGGACTGCCCGGGTATGAGCCCGCCTGCCACCAGGACATTGCTGTAGGGTAGTGCTGAGAGAAGCTCGTTGAGCGATTCATAAGGCTTAGGGTAGGCCCTCCCCTCCATGCCCGCGATGAGTAAGAGAGCGTTGAGCCTGGATACGTCTATCCCGATCAGGTCCAGCCAGTAGTTCGAGGTCACTCCAATGTTCTTAGCCATATCAATATAGTGTCTTGCTAAACGTCCCCCGCCTGTTATAACGATGAGCTTGTACTTCTCCGACAGCGTCTTCAAAATGCTAACATACTTCTCGATCAACCCTGATCCTTCGTCGAAAGCCTTCCCAGTTATCTTCAACACCAGTGTGTTCAAAACAATCATCTCCAAATCCTCATATAGTACGGACTTTATTTTATAAGTAATTCCTTAACTATGATTATCACTAGTGCATGGTGGAACTGTTTGTGCGGAATTATAGGAGCCAGCCTGAGCAACCGGGTCTGCAGGGAGCTCGTAATTGGTGAAATAGTTTTCAACGGCCTGCTCAGGCTGGAGTACAGGGGTTATGACTCGGCAGGAGTAGCGGTTATAGGGGATCAACTCCTGGTTAGGAAAGGCAAGGGGAAGCTGAGAGAGCTGGATGCGAAGCTGGGTTTCAAAGGGCTACACGGCTGCGTGGGCATAGGGCATACTAGGTGGGCTACTCACGGAGTCCCCGACGATGTTAACGCGCACCCTCATGTTGACTGTAAAGGCGTGTTCGCAGTAGTGCACAATGGGGTTTTAGAAAACTTCGTGGAGCTTAAGAGAATGCTACAGAACAAGGGGCACGTGTTTGTAAGCGATACTGATACCGAGGTTATCCCGCACCTTGTAGAAGAATACTACCGTGAGACAGGGGATGTTTTCGAATCCTTCAAGCAAGCAGTGAAAGCTTTGAAGGGAACCTACGCTATCCTGCTGATAACGCCTCTCGAACCATTCAAAATTTTCTTCGCCAAGAAGGATAGTCCCTTGATAATTGGCCTCGGTGTAGGATTCAACCTCCTGGCCAGCGACATACCTGCAGTCCTCCCCCACACCCGCAAGGTGGTGGCGTTAAGGGATAACTGGGCGGGTTTCATCACCCCTAGCGAAGCTTACGTGGAGGACCTTGCAACCGGTAAGCCAGTCGAGCTCGCGGAGTATGTTAGGATTGTCGAGTGGAGTCTTAGTGAAGCCGAGAAATCCGGGTACCCCCACTTCATGCTCAAGGAGATTCACGAGCAGCCGAGAGCTGTTATGGAAACCCTCCACGGGGCCCTGCACGACCAACTAATCCCTGAAGCCGTTGAACTGCTGGCGAATGCTGAGAAAGTCTATGTTACAGGGGCTGGCACTAGTTTCCACGCTGCTGAACACTTCTCGATAACCGGGACAAGGCTCGCCGGCAAACCCATCATAAGCTTTATTTCAAGCGAGTACGACACCTACCTTCCCGCGGCGGGAGAGGGAGATGTCTTAATCGTGGTAAGCCAGAGCGGGGAGACAATGGACTCGTTAAAGGCTTTAAGAGCTTTCAAGAGAAAAGGCGTTAGAGTAATCTCCGTAAGCAACGTGATCGATTCAGCAATCCCCCGGGAAAGCCATGTAACGCTTTACACGCGCGCAGGCCCCGAGATAGGCGTGGCCGCGACTAAGACTTTCACAACCCAGACAACCCTCTTAACCTATCTCGCTGTGCGGCTTGGGGAAGCCACGGGTCAACTAGACGCTGGCGAGAGGGAGGGGATACTTAGAAGCATTAGCTCGGCAGGCGAACTGGTTAAGAAGGCTCTGGAGGACACTGGGGAGCGAGCTAAGAAGCTGGCCAGCGCAATCTCCCGCTCCAGCAGCGCATACTACCTGAGCAGGGGGGTTGGGGTCCCGGTTGCCAAGGAGGGTGCTTTGAAGATCAAGGAGATAGCATATATTCATGCAGAATCCTATCCAGCGGGCGAGTCGAAACATGGCCCTATAGCCCTGGTTGAGAAATCCTTCCCCGTAGTCTTCGTAATACCGAACGACACCTACCTTGAAACCCTGCTGTTAGGGAATATTGAGGAGATGAAGGCTCGTGGAGCATTCACTGTTGGCGTGGGACCTGAAGGCTCAAGGGCTGTGGAGCTTCTAAACGACTACATACCCGTGCCGCGGACACACTGGGCTTTAACCCCTCTCACCCACACAATACCCCTCCAGCTTCTAGCATACTACGCTGCTGTTGAGAAAGGGTTTGACCCTGATAAGCCTAGGAATCTTGCTAAAACCGTTACGGTGGAGTAGTTTCAAGCCAGTGTGTCCAGGAAGAGCATCGTCACAAACCCTGTTACAAACCCCATTGTCGCAACGTCTTCATGACCATACTTATGCGTCTCAGGGATCACCTCGTCGCTCACAACATAGACCATTGCCCCAGCGGCCAGCGCGAGTATGAACGGTATTAACCCCTGGCTTACCTCTATGAGCAACCCGGTTAGGATGCTTGCAAGTGTTTCACTGAACCCGGATAAAACCGCTATCGAGAAGGCTTTAAACCTGCTCCCTGTTAAACTTATCAGCGGGTATGATACTGCGAACCCCTCTGGCACATCCTGAATGGCTATGGCTATTGACAAGGCCAATCCTTTCTCGAAGACGAGGGCGGAGCCGGCTCCGACAGCCATTCCTTCAGGTATGTTGTGAATGAGCAGGGCGAAAACCATTAGGTAGAGTGCTTTAACCCTTCCCTTGTACCTGGCAGGGCCCTCAAACCTCTCCTGCAAGTGCTCGTGCGGGGTTAGCTTATCAACGATGAATATCATTACCACCCCGGTTATCAAGCCGGCTAACGCTACGTAGATGCTGGATAACTCTATGGATGGTATTAGCAGGCTTGTGAAAGAAGCTACCAGCATCAATCCTGCCGCGAAGCCTAGGCCGAAATCCATGTACAAGTCTCTTGAGTGGGGTGTTAAAACCCCTATTAACCCTCCAATGCTGGTTCCCAGGGCCGGGATCAACCCGAAAATTATGCTCCTTCCAAGAGCGTCTGCTTCTAAAAACATTACCCTCCCTACCAGCGCTTAATCCTTATCTTAACGTTTTTAGCTTCCAAGAACTCCTGGAATCCTTGCTTATGCTCGCTCATGTTCTCCAAGGGCTGTACGCCAGGCTTAACCAGCCGCTTCGCCGCCAGGTATGAAGCATACGCGTGAACCAGGGCTGTGAAGAAGGGTGTTGCCGGGTTCTCCACCGTCCCCTGTAAAACCGCTGTTTCAACATACCTTCCCCCGCCAATCCCTGTTGCCTCCACGTGGAGGATTGCTACATCGTTAACATCCGCCTTCAGCCTTGTCTCGAAGATTTTAGCGAGAACCCTCACCGGCTGCACCCTGGTGTTGTCGATTTCCAAGTAATCCTCGCTCATCAAACCCAGGTCTCTCAGGAACTTCATATAGCCTACGTGCCCAGGCCATCTCAGAGTAACCTCTCTCATGTTCCGCGCCCTAATGTTTCTCAACAGGGTTCTCAAGCCGTCTGACACGAATCCTTCAAGCATTCCAACACCTTCAACATCTACCGTGATGGTCTCGGATAACGGGTCCACTGCTACGAGCTCTCCGTTGCGGATAATTCTCGCAGGCCTCTTATACTCCTCGATGAGGTCAAAGGGGTTCCATGTTACAACGTAGCCTAGAGGGGGGATGGGGTAGCTGGGGATTCCTCCAACCATTATGTCGATGCTTTCCAGCCCTCCCAGCTCCTTTTCCACGTATCCTGCGATCAAGTTGCTGTAGCCCGGGGCGAACCCGGCGTCAGGTATGAACACGGTTCCACACTTCTCCACTACAGGCTCGAGCAGGTAGGGGTCTTCCCTGGTGAATGAAACATCCACGATATCAACGCATTCCTCAGCCAGGGTTTTCAGGATCGGGAAGGCTGTGGAGGAGGGGAGTGCTGTTACGAATAAGTCCGACTTTTTCGCAAGCTCTTTCAAAACGTCCTGCGAGTAGACATGGAACACTGTCCTGCCGAGGGCTTCAGCCAAGGGTTTAACCCCTGGGTTCGCGTCAACAGCGTTGAAGTTTGCGTCAGGGAGCAGTTCATGCAATAGTTTAAGCGTCCTATACCCGACTCTTCCAAGCCCGAGGACTGTTACCTCGCTCATAAGCCTCTCCAAGCATATTAATTGTTGCTTGAAAATAATAACCTCTTGGGAACGGTGTCCTCCACCATGGCCGAGTTCAGAATAGAGGTCAAGCCTATTGGGGTAGTCCACGTTGAAGCAGGTGATGAGGAGGTTAAGAAGAGCGTTAACGGGGTTCCAGGGGTTGTTGAAATATTCCCCGAGTACGAGCAAGGCTTGAAAGGGCTGGAAGGCTTCTCGCACATAATCCTTGTAACATTCCTGCATAAGACTAGTGATCGAGACAGGGAAACACTGCTGGTTAAGCCACGGAGGCTTGTCAAATATGGTTTCACACTGGAAGAACTACCGTTAATAGGGGTTTTCGCAACCGACTCCCCTCACCGTCCAAACCCGATCGGGGTTTCAATAGTCGAGCTGGCTAGAGTTGAAGGCAGGTTTCTACATGTCAAGGGGTTGGACGTGTTCAACGGAACCCCTGTGCTGGATTTGAAGCCCTACACGCCCGGCAGGGTTGTGCGGGAGGTTAGGCTACCGGAATGGTATGCTAGCCTGCTGGAGAA
This region of Thermosphaera aggregans genomic DNA includes:
- the glmS gene encoding glutamine--fructose-6-phosphate transaminase (isomerizing), coding for MCGIIGASLSNRVCRELVIGEIVFNGLLRLEYRGYDSAGVAVIGDQLLVRKGKGKLRELDAKLGFKGLHGCVGIGHTRWATHGVPDDVNAHPHVDCKGVFAVVHNGVLENFVELKRMLQNKGHVFVSDTDTEVIPHLVEEYYRETGDVFESFKQAVKALKGTYAILLITPLEPFKIFFAKKDSPLIIGLGVGFNLLASDIPAVLPHTRKVVALRDNWAGFITPSEAYVEDLATGKPVELAEYVRIVEWSLSEAEKSGYPHFMLKEIHEQPRAVMETLHGALHDQLIPEAVELLANAEKVYVTGAGTSFHAAEHFSITGTRLAGKPIISFISSEYDTYLPAAGEGDVLIVVSQSGETMDSLKALRAFKRKGVRVISVSNVIDSAIPRESHVTLYTRAGPEIGVAATKTFTTQTTLLTYLAVRLGEATGQLDAGEREGILRSISSAGELVKKALEDTGERAKKLASAISRSSSAYYLSRGVGVPVAKEGALKIKEIAYIHAESYPAGESKHGPIALVEKSFPVVFVIPNDTYLETLLLGNIEEMKARGAFTVGVGPEGSRAVELLNDYIPVPRTHWALTPLTHTIPLQLLAYYAAVEKGFDPDKPRNLAKTVTVE
- a CDS encoding ZIP family metal transporter, whose product is MFLEADALGRSIIFGLIPALGTSIGGLIGVLTPHSRDLYMDFGLGFAAGLMLVASFTSLLIPSIELSSIYVALAGLITGVVMIFIVDKLTPHEHLQERFEGPARYKGRVKALYLMVFALLIHNIPEGMAVGAGSALVFEKGLALSIAIAIQDVPEGFAVSYPLISLTGSRFKAFSIAVLSGFSETLASILTGLLIEVSQGLIPFILALAAGAMVYVVSDEVIPETHKYGHEDVATMGFVTGFVTMLFLDTLA
- the tsaA gene encoding tRNA (N6-threonylcarbamoyladenosine(37)-N6)-methyltransferase TrmO, coding for MSSTMAEFRIEVKPIGVVHVEAGDEEVKKSVNGVPGVVEIFPEYEQGLKGLEGFSHIILVTFLHKTSDRDRETLLVKPRRLVKYGFTLEELPLIGVFATDSPHRPNPIGVSIVELARVEGRFLHVKGLDVFNGTPVLDLKPYTPGRVVREVRLPEWYASLLEKARRVEPGLSDL
- the rsmA gene encoding 16S rRNA (adenine(1518)-N(6)/adenine(1519)-N(6))-dimethyltransferase RsmA codes for the protein MKRHGIRPSKKLSQNFVVNPRLISDILSLTSSEDTVEIGCGIGTLTIFLINRVRSLACVEYDERMIRVVASIVRNPRFIPVRGDALATGVGRPQVVSNLPYHVTSDMLIMIARDNSVSKAVLTLQKEVGDRLVAKPGSESYGRLSVIVQLLFNLRVAGVYHPGSFIPRPKVASSLLLLERRRTYDRVVEKVEHVTRALFSQRRRNARRVAESRLSLSAEVLNRIIPSDKRVFELEPEVFLALAEELAST
- a CDS encoding methyltransferase, whose protein sequence is MNLVDEVKPSGRVCVDLGSGTGVVGSHLVSQGYCQLAVLVDVVEDALISSRDTVEANNLSSRGIVITSVEALNDGSVDMVVSNPPYLPAYDPGKIDIATEGGVKGYETVAYFIRESSRILKQGGFLFLVYSSLTGEEAVESLLAENGFEKIKTTVSKFFYEEIKVVYCRRKGQAK
- a CDS encoding TrmH family RNA methyltransferase translates to MIRVVLVGIEGAYNLGVISRTCVNFKVNELYLVNPSASVEEALLYSAKGREFLEKAVVVSSLDEALKGVDASVATSAKGYSPGDVLRQAIDIETFTSQIAPRIGRMALVFGRESTGLTREELAKTDFIVSIPGNPEYPVLNVSQAVAIFLWELWKIRREQSLNIAPSAPREEVEALISLVDNISSAIISTPEKARRAGLVWRRILHRARPTAYEARVLKYWLYRVRSKLGGG
- a CDS encoding RNA polymerase Rpb4; translation: MSEIPLLEEKPLTNPEALNELKKVIDRLQAQGVPIPLLLTRTYEYLKRFSKIPYEKVGEVKEFLRSKGLREESIVMIVNICPKTVDELRPLLELEEKVLETAVAEEIVNFVSQYCVENTGK
- a CDS encoding saccharopine dehydrogenase family protein, whose amino-acid sequence is MERLMSEVTVLGLGRVGYRTLKLLHELLPDANFNAVDANPGVKPLAEALGRTVFHVYSQDVLKELAKKSDLFVTALPSSTAFPILKTLAEECVDIVDVSFTREDPYLLEPVVEKCGTVFIPDAGFAPGYSNLIAGYVEKELGGLESIDIMVGGIPSYPIPPLGYVVTWNPFDLIEEYKRPARIIRNGELVAVDPLSETITVDVEGVGMLEGFVSDGLRTLLRNIRARNMREVTLRWPGHVGYMKFLRDLGLMSEDYLEIDNTRVQPVRVLAKIFETRLKADVNDVAILHVEATGIGGGRYVETAVLQGTVENPATPFFTALVHAYASYLAAKRLVKPGVQPLENMSEHKQGFQEFLEAKNVKIRIKRW
- a CDS encoding DUF655 domain-containing protein, with amino-acid sequence MSLFRPDNPRRQEHPWENSMIVLDYMELGNPSDRHYEHRNQPLVQGVGTKYFTLLEANPLPAVRIDILEKVELGYPSKVKRIIQIHYDDLTSMAKANLPEALKMIINENEKVFVEFFNIADPVNIRLHALELLPGIGKKTMRLILDERATRRFESFEDIRQRVKIEPVKIIIERLLKEFMGGEKYYLFLKPRERDAIYLRYLERLYGEIL
- the pyrH gene encoding UMP kinase; amino-acid sequence: MIVLNTLVLKITGKAFDEGSGLIEKYVSILKTLSEKYKLIVITGGGRLARHYIDMAKNIGVTSNYWLDLIGIDVSRLNALLLIAGMEGRAYPKPYESLNELLSALPYSNVLVAGGLIPGQSTASVAVQSAEAVGARVLYYFSAIDYVYDKDPAKHSDAQPFKEITATRLKEILAQKQLPGEYALIDDKALDMAVRSGIEIRLIFFKNPEKIFESLNGLNPGTRILPK